Proteins co-encoded in one Dreissena polymorpha isolate Duluth1 chromosome 12, UMN_Dpol_1.0, whole genome shotgun sequence genomic window:
- the LOC127852594 gene encoding PR domain zinc finger protein 1-like, with amino-acid sequence MQNGPNDHIRAINPEIISPTADTFSLPGITPEKSETTNKQEAKALNLSTKGTKPKTKSSTMPYPLSKVGGKMHYECKYCQKTFGQLSNLKVHLRTHTGEKPYVCAECGKGFAQLAHLQKHHLVHTGERPHQCGVCDKRFSSTSNLKTHLRLHSGDRPFQCRVCPAAFTQFVHLRLHKRLHTNERPFECMRCRRKYISGSGLKTHWKTGTCLQRVECA; translated from the coding sequence ATGCAAAACGGACCAAACGATCACATACGGGCAATTAACCCGGAAATAATATCACCAACCGCTGATACATTTTCACTCCCTGGAATTACACCGGAAAAGAGCGAGACAACGAACAAACAAGAAGCAAAAGCGCTGAATCTCTCCACGAAAGGAACGAAGCCGAAAACGAAATCATCCACGATGCCCTACCCGTTATCTAAGGTCGGCGGGAAGATGCACTACGAGTGTAAATATTGCCAGAAGACCTTCGGACAGCTGTCTAACCTAAAGGTACACCTACGCACCCATACCGGAGAGAAACCTTACGTCTGTGCCGAATGCGGAAAAGGCTTCGCCCAGCTGGCGCATCTGCAAAAACATCACCTCGTGCACACAGGGGAGCGCCCCCATCAGTGCGGCGTCTGCGACAAGCGCTTCAGTTCCACATCGAACCTGAAGACACACTTGCGGCTCCACAGCGGCGACCGGCCGTTCCAGTGCCGGGTGTGCCCGGCGGCGTTCACGCAGTTCGTTCATCTGAGGCTTCACAAACGGCTGCACACGAATGAGCGGCCGTTTGAGTGCATGCGTTGCCGCCGGAAGTACATCAGCGGAAGTGGTCTCAAAACGCACTGGAAAACGGGCACATGTTTGCAACGTGTTGAATGCGCGTAA